The following proteins are encoded in a genomic region of Haloarcula salinisoli:
- a CDS encoding universal stress protein — MDIDLVLVPVDGSDRSEQAAEYATAIAERYDAGLHLLFVLDERLRRDIDKGTVDAESVAQDHRAFTQRVRDRSHELGHDVTLDTSTATAFSQKRLMQNPGSVVLDVAEDVAADFLVIPRAANSEDAVGRAAIYVLEYASQPVLSV, encoded by the coding sequence ATGGACATCGACCTCGTGCTCGTCCCGGTCGACGGGAGCGACCGGTCCGAGCAAGCCGCCGAGTACGCGACCGCTATCGCCGAGCGGTACGACGCCGGTCTCCACCTCCTGTTCGTGCTGGACGAACGGCTCCGGCGGGACATCGACAAGGGGACCGTCGACGCCGAGTCGGTCGCACAGGACCACCGGGCGTTCACCCAGCGAGTGCGAGACCGCTCACACGAGCTGGGTCACGACGTCACACTCGACACCTCGACGGCGACGGCGTTCTCACAGAAACGGTTGATGCAAAACCCCGGCAGCGTCGTCCTCGACGTGGCCGAAGACGTCGCGGCGGACTTTCTGGTCATCCCGCGGGCCGCAAACAGCGAGGACGCCGTCGGGCGGGCCGCGATTTACGTGCTGGAATACGCCAGCCAGCCGGTGCTGTCGGTCTAG
- a CDS encoding CDC48 family AAA ATPase: MKLIVKPLDRQSVGQGIAAIDRETMTELGVTDGEFVAIEGEAGVAIARVREGQVRDRQRGVVGIDSQTRKATGTRIDQFVEVEAADVEPAAELSVALPEGLRIRGNLASYLLEKLANRAVQAGQTVPLAIGFGSLMGRSSRRIPIRIVDTDPGGTVVVTQSTDIDIVDQSAEDVDIDGQRDADTPGGAEPPGVSYEDVGGLNDELDQVREMIELPMTHPELFQALGIEPPQGVLLHGPPGTGKTLIAKAVANEIDANFQTISGPEIMGKYHGESEERLREVFEEAAENEPAIIFIDEIDSIAPKRDDTQGDVERRVVAQLLSLMDGLEERGQITVIGTTNRVDAIDSALRRGGRFDREIEIGAPDTDGRKEILQIHTREMPIAEDVDLEQYAENTHGFVGADLESLVREAAMNALRRVRPDLDLEGDEIDAETLETLEVTEPDMRTALREISPSALREVFIETPDVTWEDVGGLAETKARLQEAVQWPLEHADAFEHVDLQSTKGILLHGPPGTGKTLLAKAVANESQSNFISVKGPELFDKYVGESEKGVREIFEKARANAPTVIFFDEIDAIASKRGSGGGDNQVGERVVSQLLTELDGLEELEDVVVIAATNRPDLIDDALMRAGRIERKIKVGEPDEETRREILAIHAGTRPLADDVDLDYFAAETDGLVGADLAALGRGAATAAVREHVQAKSEGKDAPVEDIVLTQAHFEAALEELRADDAEDGDDGSYTL; this comes from the coding sequence ATGAAACTTATCGTCAAACCGCTGGACAGACAGAGCGTCGGGCAGGGTATCGCTGCGATAGACCGCGAGACAATGACGGAACTGGGCGTCACCGACGGCGAGTTCGTCGCCATCGAGGGCGAAGCAGGGGTCGCCATCGCCCGTGTCAGAGAAGGGCAGGTACGCGACCGTCAACGCGGTGTCGTCGGTATCGACAGTCAGACGCGCAAAGCGACGGGTACCCGTATCGACCAGTTCGTCGAGGTCGAGGCGGCCGACGTCGAACCCGCGGCGGAACTCTCCGTCGCCTTGCCCGAGGGGCTCCGCATCCGTGGGAACCTCGCCTCGTACCTGCTCGAGAAACTCGCCAACCGCGCGGTCCAGGCCGGCCAGACGGTCCCGCTGGCCATCGGCTTTGGCTCACTGATGGGGCGGTCCAGCCGTCGGATTCCGATTCGCATCGTCGACACCGACCCCGGCGGGACGGTCGTCGTCACCCAGTCGACGGATATCGACATCGTCGACCAGTCCGCCGAAGACGTCGATATCGACGGCCAGCGCGACGCCGACACGCCCGGCGGGGCCGAACCCCCGGGCGTCAGCTACGAGGACGTCGGCGGCCTCAACGACGAACTGGACCAGGTACGGGAGATGATAGAACTCCCGATGACCCACCCCGAACTGTTCCAGGCGCTTGGGATCGAGCCGCCACAGGGCGTCCTGCTCCACGGCCCGCCCGGCACCGGGAAGACGCTCATCGCGAAAGCCGTCGCCAACGAGATCGACGCGAACTTCCAGACCATCTCCGGGCCCGAGATTATGGGGAAATACCACGGTGAGAGCGAGGAGCGGCTCCGCGAGGTCTTCGAGGAGGCCGCCGAGAACGAGCCGGCCATCATCTTCATCGACGAGATAGACTCCATCGCCCCGAAACGGGACGACACACAGGGCGACGTGGAACGGCGCGTCGTCGCTCAGCTCCTCTCGCTGATGGACGGGCTGGAGGAGCGCGGGCAGATAACCGTCATCGGGACGACGAACCGCGTCGACGCCATCGACAGCGCGCTGCGACGGGGTGGCCGCTTCGACCGCGAAATCGAAATCGGCGCGCCCGACACCGACGGCCGCAAAGAGATTCTCCAGATTCACACCCGGGAGATGCCCATCGCCGAGGACGTCGACCTCGAGCAGTACGCCGAGAACACGCACGGCTTCGTCGGCGCGGACCTCGAGAGTCTCGTCCGCGAGGCGGCGATGAACGCGCTCCGGCGTGTCCGTCCCGACCTCGACCTCGAGGGCGACGAGATAGACGCCGAGACCCTGGAGACGCTGGAAGTGACCGAACCGGACATGCGGACGGCGCTCCGGGAGATATCCCCCAGCGCGCTCCGGGAGGTGTTCATCGAGACGCCCGACGTCACCTGGGAAGACGTCGGCGGGCTCGCCGAGACGAAGGCCCGACTGCAGGAAGCGGTCCAGTGGCCCCTGGAACACGCGGACGCCTTCGAACACGTCGACCTCCAGTCCACCAAGGGTATCCTGCTGCACGGCCCGCCCGGCACCGGGAAGACGCTGCTCGCCAAGGCGGTCGCCAACGAGTCCCAGTCGAACTTCATCTCGGTGAAGGGGCCGGAGCTGTTCGACAAGTACGTCGGCGAGAGCGAGAAGGGCGTCCGGGAGATATTCGAGAAGGCCCGTGCGAACGCCCCGACGGTCATCTTCTTCGACGAAATCGACGCCATCGCGAGCAAGCGCGGGAGCGGCGGCGGGGACAACCAGGTCGGCGAACGCGTCGTCTCACAGCTCCTGACCGAGCTCGACGGGCTGGAGGAGCTGGAAGACGTGGTCGTCATCGCGGCCACGAACCGCCCCGACCTCATCGACGATGCCCTGATGCGTGCTGGCCGAATCGAGCGCAAAATCAAGGTCGGGGAGCCCGACGAGGAGACCCGCCGCGAGATACTGGCAATCCACGCCGGGACCCGACCGCTGGCCGACGACGTGGACCTCGACTACTTCGCGGCCGAGACCGACGGCCTCGTCGGGGCCGACCTGGCCGCACTGGGCCGAGGAGCGGCGACGGCGGCCGTGCGCGAACACGTCCAGGCCAAATCCGAAGGGAAAGACGCTCCCGTCGAGGATATCGTCCTCACGCAGGCACACTTCGAAGCGGCCCTCGAAGAGCTTCGAGCGGACGACGCCGAGGACGGCGACGACGGGTCGTACACTCTGTAA
- a CDS encoding DUF5806 family protein codes for MTPPPEDEEPTRVVSPHEPDESGEESEPEEPQSPSPDGSEATDPAAVPEDVRKYERFTKIESGTYDRANEFLRERTYITAREWAIARLCADFRTETGVEMTKIGENLPELVPFMTDTYTPQAVNQARASFEEKVRKAGATFLYGAMSDFFTAEELDDVMYESTEVAKFLLEVEGVDLAVEEEMAAEDRISTVMREVREHSAALRHDEVCCPECGHEFGVDEK; via the coding sequence ATGACACCGCCGCCGGAAGACGAGGAGCCGACACGGGTCGTCTCGCCCCACGAGCCAGACGAGTCGGGCGAGGAGAGCGAGCCCGAGGAGCCCCAATCACCCTCGCCGGACGGGTCAGAGGCGACGGACCCGGCCGCCGTCCCCGAGGACGTCCGGAAGTACGAACGCTTTACCAAGATAGAGAGCGGGACCTACGACCGCGCTAACGAGTTCCTGCGTGAGCGGACCTACATCACCGCCCGCGAGTGGGCCATCGCGCGTCTCTGTGCGGATTTCCGGACCGAGACCGGCGTCGAGATGACCAAAATCGGCGAGAACCTCCCCGAACTGGTCCCGTTCATGACCGACACCTACACGCCCCAGGCGGTCAACCAGGCCCGCGCGTCCTTCGAGGAGAAAGTCCGGAAAGCCGGCGCTACTTTCCTCTACGGTGCGATGTCGGATTTCTTCACCGCCGAAGAGCTAGACGACGTGATGTACGAGTCGACCGAGGTCGCGAAGTTCCTCCTGGAGGTCGAGGGCGTCGACCTCGCCGTCGAGGAGGAGATGGCGGCCGAGGACCGCATCTCGACGGTGATGCGCGAAGTGCGCGAACACTCGGCGGCCCTGCGTCACGACGAGGTGTGTTGCCCCGAATGTGGCCACGAGTTCGGTGTCGATGAGAAGTGA
- a CDS encoding lipoate--protein ligase family protein yields the protein MRLLRGRASDHERDYERTRELVARVADDAESALRVWTPHRQVAFGRRDRRVEGYDRAREAATERGYAVLEREVGGRAVAYTGRTVAFALAEPTADGRGDIGARYDRVSGAVQRALEAVGVDASEGEPADSFCPGAHSLQADGKLVGIAQRVRQDVALSAGVVILRDHDAIAAVLAPVYEALGVPFDPGSVGSVARAGGDAAGVVDALVTELVGSRPVTARDSIRDT from the coding sequence ATGCGACTCCTGCGGGGGCGGGCGAGCGACCACGAACGCGACTACGAGCGGACCCGCGAGCTGGTCGCCCGCGTCGCCGACGACGCCGAGTCGGCCTTGCGAGTCTGGACGCCCCACCGGCAGGTCGCCTTCGGCCGGCGGGACCGACGCGTCGAGGGGTACGACCGGGCCCGTGAGGCGGCCACGGAGCGGGGCTACGCCGTCCTCGAACGCGAGGTCGGCGGCCGCGCCGTCGCCTACACCGGCCGGACCGTCGCGTTCGCGCTGGCCGAGCCCACCGCCGACGGACGCGGGGATATCGGCGCCCGGTACGACCGCGTCAGCGGGGCGGTCCAGCGCGCACTCGAAGCCGTGGGCGTCGACGCCAGCGAGGGGGAACCGGCCGACTCGTTCTGTCCCGGTGCCCACTCGCTGCAGGCCGACGGCAAGCTCGTCGGCATCGCCCAGCGCGTCCGGCAGGACGTGGCGCTTTCCGCCGGTGTCGTTATCCTGCGGGACCACGACGCTATCGCGGCGGTGCTCGCCCCCGTCTACGAGGCACTCGGTGTCCCGTTCGACCCTGGTTCCGTGGGGAGTGTGGCCCGGGCTGGCGGGGACGCGGCCGGCGTGGTCGACGCCTTGGTGACCGAACTCGTCGGCTCCCGACCCGTCACCGCCCGCGACAGTATCCGAGACACTTAG
- a CDS encoding DUF433 domain-containing protein, whose translation MSEQMNTVVSGDESEIHDEPHIRDRRITVSHVHALVEERGLDAQTVADRFDLTVSDVYHALAYYHDHPEEMRAVNERRRELHDAAEEDPRIISGPEDLPES comes from the coding sequence ATGTCGGAGCAGATGAACACCGTCGTCTCAGGTGACGAGTCGGAGATCCACGACGAGCCCCACATTCGGGACCGGCGAATCACCGTGAGCCACGTCCACGCGCTGGTCGAAGAGCGCGGCCTCGACGCACAGACGGTTGCGGATCGTTTTGACCTCACTGTCTCGGACGTCTACCACGCACTGGCGTACTATCACGACCACCCCGAAGAGATGCGGGCGGTCAACGAACGACGTCGAGAGCTCCACGACGCCGCAGAAGAAGACCCAAGAATCATCAGCGGCCCCGAAGACCTGCCGGAATCGTAG
- a CDS encoding DUF5615 family PIN-like protein, producing the protein MSWARGVDDTTICLYAVQEGRLIVTSDDDFVQMPVDSHNGVFYVPDQSLPPHELYHIIQRVLEAFPDREAMETVTYITTDWL; encoded by the coding sequence GTGAGTTGGGCGAGGGGCGTCGATGACACCACAATTTGCCTGTATGCCGTCCAAGAGGGGCGTCTCATCGTCACCAGCGACGACGACTTCGTCCAGATGCCTGTCGACTCACATAATGGTGTCTTCTACGTCCCTGACCAGTCGCTTCCCCCGCACGAACTCTACCATATCATCCAGCGCGTTCTCGAAGCGTTCCCCGACCGAGAGGCGATGGAGACAGTGACGTACATCACTACCGACTGGCTCTGA
- a CDS encoding dihydroorotase, with translation MLIRNATLADGRQRDVRVRGETIAEVGRGLSDDDERTIDVSGKRLFPGMIDAHVHFRQPGYPHKETWETGSRAAAAGGVTCVVDQPNTDPPTVDGAAFDDKAEFAADSIIDWGINGGVTADWDPQSLFSRRLFALGEVFLADSTGDMGIERELFEDALAAATDAGVTVTVHAEDADYFNEDATVREDADAWSAYRTAEAEERAVRRACDAAGEVGARIHIAHTSTPEGIDVAADAGMTTEVTPHHLLLSRRDLRELDTYGRMNPPLRREKRRREVYERVADGTVDMIATDHAPHTVEEKDASIWDAPSGVPGVETVLPLLLAEAADPDTALGYERVRDLTVTNPARVFNIPQKGAIEPGKDADLVLVDTTETTEIRADERHTDCGWTPFEGFDAVFPEWTMVRGTMVFERGGARSAPEGSSGRSPRDDPDEDVFYEHAGENVRDADGELLE, from the coding sequence ATGCTCATCCGCAACGCCACACTCGCGGACGGTCGACAGCGGGACGTCCGGGTGCGCGGCGAGACCATCGCCGAGGTGGGTCGGGGGCTCTCGGACGACGACGAGCGCACCATCGACGTCTCGGGCAAACGGCTGTTCCCGGGGATGATTGACGCCCACGTGCACTTCCGCCAACCGGGCTACCCCCACAAGGAGACGTGGGAGACGGGCTCCCGCGCCGCGGCCGCCGGCGGCGTGACCTGCGTGGTCGACCAGCCAAACACCGACCCGCCGACCGTCGACGGCGCCGCCTTCGACGACAAAGCCGAGTTTGCCGCGGACTCGATAATCGACTGGGGCATCAACGGCGGCGTCACGGCCGACTGGGACCCCCAGAGCCTCTTTTCACGCCGGCTGTTCGCGCTGGGCGAGGTGTTCCTCGCTGACTCGACAGGTGATATGGGTATCGAGCGCGAGCTGTTCGAAGACGCCCTGGCCGCGGCGACCGACGCCGGCGTCACGGTGACGGTCCACGCCGAGGACGCCGACTACTTCAACGAGGACGCGACGGTTCGCGAGGACGCCGACGCCTGGAGCGCCTACCGGACCGCCGAAGCCGAGGAACGGGCCGTCCGGCGGGCCTGCGACGCCGCCGGCGAGGTCGGCGCCCGTATCCACATCGCACACACCTCGACGCCGGAGGGCATCGACGTCGCCGCCGACGCGGGGATGACGACGGAGGTCACCCCACACCACCTCCTGCTCTCTCGGCGGGACCTGCGCGAGCTTGACACCTACGGCCGGATGAACCCGCCGTTGCGCCGCGAGAAGCGCCGACGCGAGGTGTACGAACGGGTCGCCGACGGCACCGTCGACATGATCGCGACCGACCACGCGCCCCACACCGTCGAAGAAAAGGATGCAAGCATCTGGGACGCCCCGTCCGGGGTCCCGGGCGTCGAGACGGTGCTGCCGCTGCTGCTCGCGGAGGCCGCCGACCCCGACACCGCGCTGGGCTACGAGCGGGTGCGGGACCTGACCGTGACCAACCCTGCTCGGGTGTTCAATATCCCCCAGAAGGGTGCCATCGAGCCCGGCAAGGACGCCGACCTCGTGCTGGTCGACACCACGGAGACGACCGAGATTCGGGCCGACGAGCGCCACACTGACTGCGGCTGGACCCCCTTCGAGGGGTTCGACGCCGTCTTCCCCGAGTGGACGATGGTCCGGGGGACGATGGTGTTTGAGCGCGGCGGGGCGCGGAGCGCCCCGGAAGGGTCGAGCGGGCGGAGCCCGCGAGACGACCCTGACGAGGATGTCTTCTACGAGCACGCGGGCGAGAACGTCCGCGACGCCGACGGCGAGTTGCTGGAGTAG
- a CDS encoding universal stress protein, translated as MFDTVVIATDGSGSAQRAVEAALDLAGKFDATVHALYVVDEGEVESTPDDVRDVLERALATTGGRALSFVREAATSDGETDADVVTAVREGEPAEEIQAYAEDVEADLIATGTRGRHGEHAFLLGSVAEEIVRHAPMPVLSVRQLEGEANPEREAV; from the coding sequence ATGTTCGACACGGTGGTCATCGCGACGGATGGCTCGGGGAGCGCACAGCGGGCCGTCGAAGCCGCGCTCGACCTCGCGGGGAAGTTCGACGCGACCGTCCACGCGCTGTACGTCGTCGACGAGGGCGAGGTCGAGTCCACGCCCGACGACGTCCGCGACGTGCTGGAACGGGCCCTGGCGACGACCGGCGGCCGGGCGCTCTCCTTCGTCCGGGAGGCGGCGACGAGCGACGGTGAGACCGATGCAGACGTCGTCACCGCCGTCCGCGAGGGCGAGCCAGCCGAGGAGATACAGGCCTACGCCGAGGACGTCGAGGCCGACCTCATCGCGACCGGGACCCGGGGTCGCCACGGCGAGCACGCGTTCCTCCTTGGAAGCGTCGCCGAGGAGATTGTCCGCCACGCCCCGATGCCGGTGCTGTCGGTCCGCCAGCTCGAGGGTGAGGCCAACCCCGAACGCGAAGCGGTCTGA
- a CDS encoding GNAT family N-acetyltransferase has product MTRDYPDEPADKFPAPPRTVTDREGREVELLAADASDHDGVLEMYLSFDPADRAQGIPPARESAIEDWLDTILGEDTLNVVAVHEGSVVGHATLVPDRHGEHELAIFVLQPFQGAGIGTCLVETLLGLAQSRGLEKVWLTVERWNDPAVALYKKVGFETTEAESFEIEMSIQL; this is encoded by the coding sequence ATGACGCGCGACTATCCGGACGAACCGGCCGACAAGTTCCCGGCACCGCCCCGGACCGTCACCGACCGGGAGGGCCGCGAGGTGGAGCTACTGGCGGCCGACGCCAGCGACCACGACGGCGTCCTCGAGATGTACCTCTCCTTCGACCCGGCCGACCGGGCCCAGGGCATCCCGCCGGCCCGGGAATCGGCCATCGAGGACTGGCTCGACACCATCCTCGGCGAGGACACGCTGAACGTCGTCGCGGTCCACGAGGGCAGCGTCGTCGGCCACGCGACGCTGGTGCCGGACCGCCACGGCGAGCACGAACTCGCTATCTTCGTCCTGCAGCCGTTCCAGGGGGCCGGTATCGGCACCTGCCTCGTCGAGACGCTGCTGGGGCTGGCCCAGTCGCGGGGGCTGGAGAAAGTGTGGCTGACCGTCGAGCGGTGGAACGACCCCGCGGTCGCGCTGTACAAGAAGGTCGGCTTCGAGACGACCGAAGCCGAGAGCTTCGAGATAGAGATGAGTATCCAGCTCTAG
- a CDS encoding universal stress protein, translated as MDILLGVGGSELSYHALEETIDRAQATGDELTVAIFHNEEVSADDEEIEERVEATLAETDFDATIRRLEGDSPGSELVSVAEAEAFDRIVLGGGERSTLGKIQLGSIVEFVLLNSQTPVTLIR; from the coding sequence ATGGACATTCTGCTCGGTGTTGGTGGGAGTGAGCTGTCGTACCACGCACTGGAGGAGACCATCGACCGTGCACAGGCAACCGGTGACGAACTGACCGTCGCAATCTTCCACAACGAGGAGGTGAGCGCCGACGACGAGGAGATCGAGGAGCGCGTCGAGGCGACGCTCGCAGAGACCGACTTCGACGCGACGATACGCCGACTTGAGGGCGACTCACCCGGGAGCGAACTCGTCTCGGTGGCCGAGGCCGAAGCGTTCGACCGCATCGTCCTGGGCGGCGGCGAACGGTCGACACTCGGCAAGATACAGCTCGGCTCTATCGTCGAGTTCGTTCTGTTGAACTCCCAGACCCCGGTGACTCTCATCCGATGA
- a CDS encoding DHH family phosphoesterase, producing the protein MDDWLIDDDRLSIGRKSVLPGEGFFYPDSFEEEKKEAEAAETLADAGVVVIADPDADGLACTALVRAAHGEGALLPAGPHNLQEALAWAAEYGEPDATVYVCDLCPDSEDDLGALDNLVARVEHVAWFDHHQWDDDLGDIVDQAGVARTVGESEEVCTADVALAELDHDFADQWAELAAVTRDHDLWIRDDERSDDLADFSYWAEPEEYIEAVAEHGPDLSMEVHDFLAEKRVEKEALIEKAVERAELRDVGEWTVGVTYGRCSQNEVAETLREQGADAAVIVKPAGSASIRGTENFERAHEVARQVNGGGHPKAAGCKPDIYDDMMDYAHHWTTQGAVAKQAIVDAFKRLPAEEDEGVDTER; encoded by the coding sequence ATGGACGACTGGCTCATCGACGACGACCGTCTCTCTATCGGCCGCAAATCAGTACTGCCCGGTGAGGGCTTTTTCTACCCGGATTCGTTCGAGGAGGAGAAGAAGGAAGCCGAGGCCGCCGAGACGCTCGCCGACGCCGGCGTCGTGGTTATCGCCGACCCCGACGCCGACGGCCTGGCCTGTACGGCCCTGGTTCGGGCGGCCCACGGCGAGGGCGCGCTCCTCCCCGCTGGCCCGCACAACCTCCAGGAAGCGCTGGCCTGGGCCGCCGAGTACGGCGAGCCCGACGCGACCGTCTACGTCTGTGACCTCTGTCCCGACAGCGAGGACGACCTCGGCGCGCTCGACAATCTCGTCGCTCGGGTCGAACACGTCGCGTGGTTCGACCATCACCAGTGGGACGACGACCTCGGCGATATCGTCGACCAGGCCGGCGTCGCCCGCACCGTCGGGGAGAGCGAGGAGGTCTGTACCGCCGACGTGGCGCTGGCCGAACTCGATCACGACTTCGCCGACCAGTGGGCCGAACTCGCCGCCGTCACGCGGGACCACGACCTCTGGATTCGCGACGACGAGCGCAGCGACGACCTCGCCGACTTCTCCTACTGGGCCGAACCCGAGGAGTACATCGAGGCCGTCGCCGAGCACGGCCCGGACCTCTCGATGGAGGTTCACGATTTCCTCGCGGAGAAGCGCGTCGAGAAGGAGGCACTCATCGAGAAGGCCGTCGAACGGGCCGAACTGCGCGACGTCGGCGAGTGGACCGTCGGCGTCACCTACGGCCGCTGCTCACAGAACGAGGTCGCCGAGACGCTGCGCGAGCAGGGTGCCGACGCCGCCGTCATCGTCAAACCCGCCGGCTCGGCCTCGATTCGGGGCACGGAGAACTTCGAGCGCGCCCACGAGGTCGCCCGGCAGGTCAACGGCGGCGGCCACCCCAAAGCGGCGGGCTGCAAGCCCGACATCTACGACGACATGATGGACTACGCCCACCACTGGACCACACAAGGTGCGGTGGCGAAACAGGCCATCGTTGATGCGTTCAAGCGGCTGCCTGCGGAGGAGGACGAGGGCGTGGATACCGAGCGGTAG